The Burkholderia cepacia ATCC 25416 genome includes a window with the following:
- a CDS encoding SDR family oxidoreductase, with the protein MARKRILITGAGTGFGREVALRLAERGHDVTAGVRVAVEIDALTDAAAQRGTTLRAIKLDVTSADDRARAAELDVDVLVNNAGVGEAGALVDLPVGIVRDLFDVNVFGPLELTQHVARGMLARRHGKIVFVSSIAGLITGPFTGAYCASKHAVESIAEAMHAELAPHGIRVAVVNPGPYSTGFNDRMMETTRRWHDPAVHTVTPERLTFPLEQHDPEEMIAKMVDVIDGDGGAFRNLLPRSSETFVRAEQARAWERQQ; encoded by the coding sequence ATGGCACGGAAACGCATCCTCATTACCGGCGCAGGCACCGGCTTCGGCCGTGAAGTGGCGCTGCGGCTCGCCGAACGCGGCCACGACGTGACGGCCGGCGTGCGCGTCGCCGTCGAGATCGACGCACTGACGGACGCCGCCGCGCAACGCGGCACCACGCTGCGCGCCATCAAGCTCGATGTCACGTCGGCCGACGATCGCGCCCGCGCGGCCGAGCTGGACGTCGACGTGCTCGTGAACAACGCGGGCGTCGGCGAAGCCGGCGCGCTCGTCGACCTGCCGGTCGGGATCGTCCGCGACCTGTTCGACGTCAACGTGTTCGGGCCGCTCGAACTCACGCAGCACGTCGCGCGCGGGATGCTCGCGCGCCGGCACGGCAAGATCGTGTTCGTGTCGTCGATCGCGGGCCTGATCACCGGGCCGTTCACGGGCGCCTATTGCGCGTCGAAGCACGCGGTCGAATCGATCGCGGAGGCGATGCACGCGGAGCTGGCGCCGCACGGAATCCGTGTCGCGGTCGTGAACCCCGGCCCGTACAGCACGGGTTTCAACGACCGGATGATGGAAACGACGCGGCGCTGGCACGATCCGGCCGTCCACACGGTGACGCCCGAGCGGCTGACGTTCCCGCTCGAACAGCACGATCCGGAAGAGATGATCGCGAAGATGGTCGACGTGATCGACGGCGACGGCGGCGCGTTCCGCAACCTGCTGCCGCGGTCGTCGGAAACGTTCGTCCGTGCCGAACAGGCGCGCGCGTGGGAGCGTCAGCAGTAA
- a CDS encoding GlcG/HbpS family heme-binding protein, translated as MDPLTAALPLAAARRTIDAALAHAASLQVAGVAIAIVDAGANLLAFERTDDCFLGAIDLAQRKALTAVRFRISTGALGAMSGDGLLRGIEHSHGGLVTFGGGEPLVDGSGRCVGAIGVSGGSVDEDTAIARHGRDRFQATLPTTR; from the coding sequence ATGGACCCGCTCACCGCCGCGCTGCCGCTCGCAGCCGCCCGCCGTACGATCGACGCAGCACTCGCGCATGCCGCGTCGCTGCAGGTCGCCGGCGTCGCCATCGCAATCGTCGATGCCGGCGCGAACCTGCTCGCGTTCGAGCGCACCGACGACTGTTTCCTCGGCGCGATCGATCTCGCGCAGCGCAAGGCGCTGACGGCGGTCCGCTTCCGCATATCGACCGGCGCGCTCGGTGCGATGTCGGGCGACGGGCTGCTGCGCGGGATCGAGCACAGCCACGGCGGGCTCGTCACGTTCGGCGGCGGCGAACCGCTCGTCGACGGCAGCGGACGCTGCGTCGGCGCCATCGGCGTATCGGGCGGCAGCGTCGACGAAGACACCGCGATCGCCCGGCACGGCCGCGACCGCTTTCAGGCAACCCTTCCCACCACAAGGTAA
- a CDS encoding LysR family transcriptional regulator, with protein MSRRDPMAGLHVFMTVATAGNFTRAAAALGLTPAAVSLAIGQLEGELNVKLFNRSTRGVSLTEAGQHYWRQTEPAYRQVVHARDALRDTRSEPSGVLRVTALPLARTLVIAPVLAVFRERYPKVRLEIRYENELVDIAKDGFDAGIRLADRLQPGTIGVRIAPALSCALVASPGYLARYGTPASIAALERHACIRFRFSESGRLHKWLLHDGRRDVDLDPEGVFVTNDADAVIDAARAGVGIAFAFMRERIEQDLRDGTLVEVLPGACRTLPPMWLYYVNRKHVPAKLRAFIDVLRERDGARAA; from the coding sequence ATGAGCCGACGCGATCCGATGGCCGGGCTGCACGTGTTCATGACGGTCGCGACGGCCGGCAACTTCACGCGGGCGGCCGCCGCGCTCGGCCTGACGCCGGCTGCCGTCAGCCTCGCGATCGGGCAGCTCGAGGGCGAGCTGAACGTGAAGCTGTTCAATCGCAGCACGCGCGGCGTGAGCCTGACGGAAGCCGGGCAGCACTACTGGCGGCAGACGGAGCCTGCGTACCGGCAGGTCGTGCACGCGCGCGACGCGCTGAGGGATACGCGCAGCGAGCCGAGCGGCGTGTTGCGCGTCACCGCGCTGCCGCTGGCGCGCACGCTCGTGATCGCGCCGGTGCTGGCCGTATTCCGCGAGCGTTATCCGAAAGTGCGGCTCGAGATCCGCTACGAGAACGAACTCGTCGACATCGCGAAGGACGGGTTCGATGCGGGGATTCGCCTCGCCGACCGGCTGCAGCCGGGGACGATCGGCGTGCGGATCGCGCCGGCGCTTTCGTGCGCGCTGGTCGCGTCGCCCGGTTATCTGGCGCGGTACGGCACGCCGGCGTCGATTGCGGCGCTCGAACGTCACGCATGTATCCGCTTCCGGTTTTCGGAGAGCGGGCGGCTGCACAAATGGCTGCTGCACGACGGGCGCCGCGATGTCGATCTCGATCCGGAAGGCGTATTCGTGACGAACGATGCCGATGCGGTGATCGACGCGGCGCGTGCCGGTGTCGGGATCGCGTTTGCGTTCATGCGCGAGCGCATCGAACAGGACTTGCGCGACGGCACGCTCGTCGAGGTGTTGCCGGGCGCGTGCCGGACGCTGCCGCCGATGTGGCTGTATTACGTGAATCGCAAGCACGTGCCGGCGAAGCTGCGCGCATTCATCGACGTGCTGCGGGAGCGCGACGGCGCACGCGCGGCGTAA